One stretch of Equus przewalskii isolate Varuska chromosome 9, EquPr2, whole genome shotgun sequence DNA includes these proteins:
- the FCGRT gene encoding IgG receptor FcRn large subunit p51 isoform X2, with protein sequence MKAWGVQWGLPLRMRVPPLLLLLFLLPGTLRAESRPSLLYHFTAVSSPAPGAPAFWVSGWLGPQQYLSYNNLRAQAEPCGAWVWENQVSWYWEKETTDLRKKEKLFLDAFQVLTEEGPHTLQGLLGCELNPDNTSVPVAKFALDGEDFMEFDLKLGAWNGDWPEALAIGQRWARQADAVNNEKTFLLYSCPHRLLGHLERGRGNLEWKEPPSMRLKARPGSPGFSVLTCSAFSFYPPELQLRFLRNGLAAGSGEGDLGPNGDGSFYAWSSLTVKSGDEYHYRCWVQHAGLAQPLTVELESPAKSPMQVVGIVVGVLLLLVLAAGGALLWWRMRKGLPAPWISLRGDDIGALLPAPGLPKDADS encoded by the exons ATGAAGGCCTGGGGGGTGCAATGGG GTCTCCCTCTCAGGATGCGGGTCccccctcttctcctcctgctcttcctcctgcccgGGACCCTGCGCGCAG AGAGCCGGCCGTCCCTCCTGTACCACTTCACCGCCGTGTCCTCCCCTGCCCCCGGGGCTCCCGCCTTCTGGGTGTCGGGCTGGCTGGGTCCCCAGCAGTACCTGAGCTATAACAACCTGCGAGCCCAGGCGGAGCCCTGCGGGGCTTGGGTCTGGGAAAACCAGGTGTCCTGGTATTGGGAGAAAGAGACCACAGacctgaggaagaaagagaagctcTTCCTGGACGCTTTCCAGGTCTTGACGGAAGAAG GTCCCCACACCCTGCAGGGTCTGCTGGGCTGCGAGCTGAACCCCGACAACACCTCCGTGCCCGTGGCCAAGTTCGCCCTGGACGGCGAGGACTTCATGGAGTTCGACCTCAAGCTGGGCGCCTGGAATGGGGACTGGCCTGAGGCCCTGGCCATCGGTCAGAGGTGGGCACGGCAGGCTGACGCGGTCAACAATGAGAAGACCTTTCTGCTCTACTCCTGTCCCCACAGGCTGCTGGGGCATCTGGAGAGGGGCCGTGGGAACCTCGAGTGGAAGG AGCCGCCCTCCATGCGCCTGAAGGCCCGACCGGGCAGCCCCGGCTTTTCTGTGCTCACGTGCAGTGCCTTCTCCTTCTACCCGCCGGAGCTGCAGCTGCGATTTCTACGGAACGGGCTGGCAGCTGGCTCTGGCGAGGGCGACCTTGGCCCCAACGGCGACGGCTCCTTCTATGCTTGGTCGTCGCTGACAGTCAAAAGCGGCGACGAATACCACTACCGCTGCTGGGTGCAGCACGCGGGGCTGGCACAGCCCCTCACTGTGGAGCTGG AATCACCAGCCAAGTCCCCGATGCAAGTGGTTGGAATCGTCGTCGGCGTCTTACTGCTCTTGGTGCTAGCTGCAGGAGGAGCGCTGCTgtggtggaggatgaggaagggGCTGCCAG ccCCTTGGATCTCTCTCCGGGGAGACGATATAGGGGCCCTCCTGCCTGCTCCTGGCCTGCCCAAGGATGCTGACTCTTAG
- the FCGRT gene encoding IgG receptor FcRn large subunit p51 isoform X1: protein MKAWGVQWGLPLRMRVPPLLLLLFLLPGTLRAAESRPSLLYHFTAVSSPAPGAPAFWVSGWLGPQQYLSYNNLRAQAEPCGAWVWENQVSWYWEKETTDLRKKEKLFLDAFQVLTEEGPHTLQGLLGCELNPDNTSVPVAKFALDGEDFMEFDLKLGAWNGDWPEALAIGQRWARQADAVNNEKTFLLYSCPHRLLGHLERGRGNLEWKEPPSMRLKARPGSPGFSVLTCSAFSFYPPELQLRFLRNGLAAGSGEGDLGPNGDGSFYAWSSLTVKSGDEYHYRCWVQHAGLAQPLTVELESPAKSPMQVVGIVVGVLLLLVLAAGGALLWWRMRKGLPAPWISLRGDDIGALLPAPGLPKDADS from the exons ATGAAGGCCTGGGGGGTGCAATGGG GTCTCCCTCTCAGGATGCGGGTCccccctcttctcctcctgctcttcctcctgcccgGGACCCTGCGCGCAG CAGAGAGCCGGCCGTCCCTCCTGTACCACTTCACCGCCGTGTCCTCCCCTGCCCCCGGGGCTCCCGCCTTCTGGGTGTCGGGCTGGCTGGGTCCCCAGCAGTACCTGAGCTATAACAACCTGCGAGCCCAGGCGGAGCCCTGCGGGGCTTGGGTCTGGGAAAACCAGGTGTCCTGGTATTGGGAGAAAGAGACCACAGacctgaggaagaaagagaagctcTTCCTGGACGCTTTCCAGGTCTTGACGGAAGAAG GTCCCCACACCCTGCAGGGTCTGCTGGGCTGCGAGCTGAACCCCGACAACACCTCCGTGCCCGTGGCCAAGTTCGCCCTGGACGGCGAGGACTTCATGGAGTTCGACCTCAAGCTGGGCGCCTGGAATGGGGACTGGCCTGAGGCCCTGGCCATCGGTCAGAGGTGGGCACGGCAGGCTGACGCGGTCAACAATGAGAAGACCTTTCTGCTCTACTCCTGTCCCCACAGGCTGCTGGGGCATCTGGAGAGGGGCCGTGGGAACCTCGAGTGGAAGG AGCCGCCCTCCATGCGCCTGAAGGCCCGACCGGGCAGCCCCGGCTTTTCTGTGCTCACGTGCAGTGCCTTCTCCTTCTACCCGCCGGAGCTGCAGCTGCGATTTCTACGGAACGGGCTGGCAGCTGGCTCTGGCGAGGGCGACCTTGGCCCCAACGGCGACGGCTCCTTCTATGCTTGGTCGTCGCTGACAGTCAAAAGCGGCGACGAATACCACTACCGCTGCTGGGTGCAGCACGCGGGGCTGGCACAGCCCCTCACTGTGGAGCTGG AATCACCAGCCAAGTCCCCGATGCAAGTGGTTGGAATCGTCGTCGGCGTCTTACTGCTCTTGGTGCTAGCTGCAGGAGGAGCGCTGCTgtggtggaggatgaggaagggGCTGCCAG ccCCTTGGATCTCTCTCCGGGGAGACGATATAGGGGCCCTCCTGCCTGCTCCTGGCCTGCCCAAGGATGCTGACTCTTAG
- the FCGRT gene encoding IgG receptor FcRn large subunit p51 isoform X4, with protein sequence MRVPPLLLLLFLLPGTLRAESRPSLLYHFTAVSSPAPGAPAFWVSGWLGPQQYLSYNNLRAQAEPCGAWVWENQVSWYWEKETTDLRKKEKLFLDAFQVLTEEGPHTLQGLLGCELNPDNTSVPVAKFALDGEDFMEFDLKLGAWNGDWPEALAIGQRWARQADAVNNEKTFLLYSCPHRLLGHLERGRGNLEWKEPPSMRLKARPGSPGFSVLTCSAFSFYPPELQLRFLRNGLAAGSGEGDLGPNGDGSFYAWSSLTVKSGDEYHYRCWVQHAGLAQPLTVELESPAKSPMQVVGIVVGVLLLLVLAAGGALLWWRMRKGLPAPWISLRGDDIGALLPAPGLPKDADS encoded by the exons ATGCGGGTCccccctcttctcctcctgctcttcctcctgcccgGGACCCTGCGCGCAG AGAGCCGGCCGTCCCTCCTGTACCACTTCACCGCCGTGTCCTCCCCTGCCCCCGGGGCTCCCGCCTTCTGGGTGTCGGGCTGGCTGGGTCCCCAGCAGTACCTGAGCTATAACAACCTGCGAGCCCAGGCGGAGCCCTGCGGGGCTTGGGTCTGGGAAAACCAGGTGTCCTGGTATTGGGAGAAAGAGACCACAGacctgaggaagaaagagaagctcTTCCTGGACGCTTTCCAGGTCTTGACGGAAGAAG GTCCCCACACCCTGCAGGGTCTGCTGGGCTGCGAGCTGAACCCCGACAACACCTCCGTGCCCGTGGCCAAGTTCGCCCTGGACGGCGAGGACTTCATGGAGTTCGACCTCAAGCTGGGCGCCTGGAATGGGGACTGGCCTGAGGCCCTGGCCATCGGTCAGAGGTGGGCACGGCAGGCTGACGCGGTCAACAATGAGAAGACCTTTCTGCTCTACTCCTGTCCCCACAGGCTGCTGGGGCATCTGGAGAGGGGCCGTGGGAACCTCGAGTGGAAGG AGCCGCCCTCCATGCGCCTGAAGGCCCGACCGGGCAGCCCCGGCTTTTCTGTGCTCACGTGCAGTGCCTTCTCCTTCTACCCGCCGGAGCTGCAGCTGCGATTTCTACGGAACGGGCTGGCAGCTGGCTCTGGCGAGGGCGACCTTGGCCCCAACGGCGACGGCTCCTTCTATGCTTGGTCGTCGCTGACAGTCAAAAGCGGCGACGAATACCACTACCGCTGCTGGGTGCAGCACGCGGGGCTGGCACAGCCCCTCACTGTGGAGCTGG AATCACCAGCCAAGTCCCCGATGCAAGTGGTTGGAATCGTCGTCGGCGTCTTACTGCTCTTGGTGCTAGCTGCAGGAGGAGCGCTGCTgtggtggaggatgaggaagggGCTGCCAG ccCCTTGGATCTCTCTCCGGGGAGACGATATAGGGGCCCTCCTGCCTGCTCCTGGCCTGCCCAAGGATGCTGACTCTTAG
- the FCGRT gene encoding IgG receptor FcRn large subunit p51 isoform X3 translates to MRVPPLLLLLFLLPGTLRAAESRPSLLYHFTAVSSPAPGAPAFWVSGWLGPQQYLSYNNLRAQAEPCGAWVWENQVSWYWEKETTDLRKKEKLFLDAFQVLTEEGPHTLQGLLGCELNPDNTSVPVAKFALDGEDFMEFDLKLGAWNGDWPEALAIGQRWARQADAVNNEKTFLLYSCPHRLLGHLERGRGNLEWKEPPSMRLKARPGSPGFSVLTCSAFSFYPPELQLRFLRNGLAAGSGEGDLGPNGDGSFYAWSSLTVKSGDEYHYRCWVQHAGLAQPLTVELESPAKSPMQVVGIVVGVLLLLVLAAGGALLWWRMRKGLPAPWISLRGDDIGALLPAPGLPKDADS, encoded by the exons ATGCGGGTCccccctcttctcctcctgctcttcctcctgcccgGGACCCTGCGCGCAG CAGAGAGCCGGCCGTCCCTCCTGTACCACTTCACCGCCGTGTCCTCCCCTGCCCCCGGGGCTCCCGCCTTCTGGGTGTCGGGCTGGCTGGGTCCCCAGCAGTACCTGAGCTATAACAACCTGCGAGCCCAGGCGGAGCCCTGCGGGGCTTGGGTCTGGGAAAACCAGGTGTCCTGGTATTGGGAGAAAGAGACCACAGacctgaggaagaaagagaagctcTTCCTGGACGCTTTCCAGGTCTTGACGGAAGAAG GTCCCCACACCCTGCAGGGTCTGCTGGGCTGCGAGCTGAACCCCGACAACACCTCCGTGCCCGTGGCCAAGTTCGCCCTGGACGGCGAGGACTTCATGGAGTTCGACCTCAAGCTGGGCGCCTGGAATGGGGACTGGCCTGAGGCCCTGGCCATCGGTCAGAGGTGGGCACGGCAGGCTGACGCGGTCAACAATGAGAAGACCTTTCTGCTCTACTCCTGTCCCCACAGGCTGCTGGGGCATCTGGAGAGGGGCCGTGGGAACCTCGAGTGGAAGG AGCCGCCCTCCATGCGCCTGAAGGCCCGACCGGGCAGCCCCGGCTTTTCTGTGCTCACGTGCAGTGCCTTCTCCTTCTACCCGCCGGAGCTGCAGCTGCGATTTCTACGGAACGGGCTGGCAGCTGGCTCTGGCGAGGGCGACCTTGGCCCCAACGGCGACGGCTCCTTCTATGCTTGGTCGTCGCTGACAGTCAAAAGCGGCGACGAATACCACTACCGCTGCTGGGTGCAGCACGCGGGGCTGGCACAGCCCCTCACTGTGGAGCTGG AATCACCAGCCAAGTCCCCGATGCAAGTGGTTGGAATCGTCGTCGGCGTCTTACTGCTCTTGGTGCTAGCTGCAGGAGGAGCGCTGCTgtggtggaggatgaggaagggGCTGCCAG ccCCTTGGATCTCTCTCCGGGGAGACGATATAGGGGCCCTCCTGCCTGCTCCTGGCCTGCCCAAGGATGCTGACTCTTAG
- the RCN3 gene encoding reticulocalbin-3, giving the protein MMWRPSLLLLLLLLRRGAQGKPSPDAGPHGQGRVHQAAPLSEAPHDDAHGNFQYDHEAFLGREVAKEFDQLSPEESRTRLGRIVDRMDRAGDGDGWVSLAELRAWIAHTQQRHIRDSVSAAWDTYDTDRDGRVGWEELRNATYGHYAPGEEFHDVEDAETYKKMLARDERRFRVADQDGDSMATREELTAFLHPEEFPHMRDIVIAETLEDLDKNRDGYVQVEEYIADLYSAEPGEEEPAWVQTEREQFRDFRDLNKDGRLDGSEVGHWVLPPAQDQPLVEANHLLHESDTDKDGRLSKAEILSNWNMFVGSQATNYGEDLTRHHDEL; this is encoded by the exons ATGATGTGGCGCCCAtcacttctgctgctgctgttgctgctcaGGCGCGGAGCCCAGGGGAAGCCGTCCCCTGACGCCGGCCCTCATGGCCAGGGGAGGGTGCACCAGGCGGCCCCCCTGAGCGAGGCCCCTCACGACGACGCCCATGGGAACTTCCAGTACGACCATGAGGCTTTCCTGGGACGAGAAGTGGCCAAGGAATTCGACCAACTCAGCCCAGAGGAAAGCCGAACCCGTCTGGG GCGCATCGTGGACCGCATGGACCGCGCGGGGGACGGGGACGGCTGGGTGTCGCTGGCCGAGCTCCGCGCGTGGATCGCGCACACGCAGCAGCGGCACATACGGGACTCGGTGAGCGCGGCCTGGGACACGTACGACACGGACCGCGACGGCCGTGTGGGTTGGGAGGAGCTGCGCAACGCCACCTATGGCCACTACGCGCCCG GTGAAGAATTTCACGACGTGGAGGACGCGGAGACCTACAAGAAGATGCTGGCCCGCGATGAGCGGCGGTTCCGGGTGGCAGACCAGGACGGGGACTCCATGGCCACTCGGGAGGAGCTGACAGCCTTCTTGCACCCTGAGGAGTTCCCCCACATGCGAGACATCGTGATTGCT GAAACCCTGGAGGACCTGGACAAGAACAGAGACGGCTACGTGCAAGTGGAGGAGTACATTG CGGACCTGTACTCGGCGGAGCCCGGGGAGGAGGAGCCGGCCTGGGTGCAGACGGAGCGGGAGCAGTTCCGGGACTTCCGGGATCTGAACAAGGACGGGCGGCTGGACGGCAGTGAGGTGGGCCACTGGGTGCTGCCGCCGGCCCAGGACCAGCCTCTGGTGGAGGCCAACCACCTGCTGCACGAGAGCGACACGGACAAG GACGGGCGTCTGAGCAAAGCCGAGATCCTGAGCAACTGGAACATGTTCGTGGGCAGCCAGGCCACCAACTACGGCGAGGACCTGACGCGGCACCACGACGAGCTCTGA